Below is a genomic region from Actinomadura sp. NAK00032.
CGATCTGCCGGTTCGTCACGTACGCGGGCTCGACGGCCTGGATGCCGTACTCGCCGAACGTCACCCTCGTGCCGCCCTTGGCCATGCCACGGCGCTTCGGGTGGTGCTGCTTGCGGTGCTTGACCTTGCGAGGGATCAGCATCGGTTACTCAGCTCCCCTCACCCTGCGGAGCAGCCTCGGCCGCCGGGGCCGGCTGCTCGGAAACCTGCTGCTGCTTCTGCTCGCCGCCGCGGGCGCCACCGCGCTCGCCACCGGCGCCGCCGCGCTCGCCACCGCGGCCGCCACGGCCACCGCGGCCGCCGCCACCGCGGCGCTCACCGCGGCGCTCACGGCCGCCACCGCCGCCGGCGGCGCGCTGCTGCGCGGCCTGCTGCTCGCGCTCGGCGCGCGTCTGCGCGGCCTCGCCCTTGTAGATCCACACCTTGACGCCGATGCGGCCGAACGTCGTCCGGGCCTCGTAGAAGCCGTAGTCGATGTCGGCGCGCAGCGTGTGCAGCGGGACCTGGCCCTCGCGGTAGAACTCCGACCGCGACATCTCGGCGCCGCCGAGGCGGCCGCCGCACTGCACCTTGATGCCCTTGGCGCCGGACTTCATCGCGGACT
It encodes:
- the rpsC gene encoding 30S ribosomal protein S3, translated to MGQKINPHGFRLGITTDHKSVWFADKLYKDYVKEDVQIRRMLQKGMDRAGISKVEIERTRDRVEVNIHTARPGIVIGRRGAEAERLRGDLEKLTGKQVRLNILEVKNPEIDAQLVAQGVAEQLSSRVAFRRAMRKAIQSAMKSGAKGIKVQCGGRLGGAEMSRSEFYREGQVPLHTLRADIDYGFYEARTTFGRIGVKVWIYKGEAAQTRAEREQQAAQQRAAGGGGGRERRGERRGGGGRGGRGGRGGERGGAGGERGGARGGEQKQQQVSEQPAPAAEAAPQGEGS